GGCATCTTCCATGGTGCGGAAAAAATCAGCTGGTGTGGGGTGCTTGAATTTCCATCGGTTAGCGTAGGTCTTGAATGCATGATCGAACAACTCTCGCCCCATAACGGTTTCGCGCAGAATGTTCAGCGCTGTGCACGGTTTGCCATACGCGTTGTTACCGAATTGCGTGATGCTTTCACTGTTGGTCATGATCGGTTCAATGCGGGCTTTCACCTTATCCGGTGCAGCGTTGACATCACCTTTCATATACCCCACGATGTTCCGCGGTTTCCCACGCCAGCTCGGATAATCCCTGTCCCACTCCTGCTCGGTGAGGTATTGCGTGAAGGTGTTCAACCCTTCATCCATCCATGTCCATTGGCGCTCATCGCTGTTGATGATCATGGGGAAGAAGTTGTGCCCTACTTCGTGAATGATCACACCGATCATGCCATACTTCGTGCGTTCGCTGTAGGTACCATCAGGCTCCGGGCGACCGCCGTTGAAACAGATCATCGGATACTCCATACCGATACGATCGGTGTGTACGCTGATCGCAACCGGGTAGATGTAATCACACGTGTATTTGCTGTAGGTCTTGATGGTGTGTGCCACCACTTTGGTGCTGTACTGCTCCCACAACGGGTTACCCTCTTTCGGGTAAAAGCTCATGCATAGAACGTTGGTCACTCCTTCCTTTGAGCCGGCGGTTCCAACTGGTTGGTTCTGTCCATCCCAGATGAACTTCCGACTACTTGCGAAGGCAACATCACGCACATTCTGCGCTTTGAACACCCACGTTTTCTTGCCGCTGGCCTTGGACTTTTCAGCCTTCAATGCTTCATCAGGCGTAACGATCATGACCGGCATATCCGCCGTGCGCGCCTTTGCCAATCGTGAACGTTGTTCGGCTGTTAGCACGGCACTTTCATTCTGTAACAAACCGGTAGCACCAACGATATGATCACTGGGCACGGTAATGCTCACGGAATAATCGCCGAAGTCGAGTGTGAACTCACCAGAACCTAGGTATTGTTTGTGCATCCAACCGGAGTAATCCATGTAAGCGCACATACGCGGGTAGAACTGCGCAACGGTGTAGAGGTAATTGTCCTCTTCTTCGAAATACTCGTAGCCGCTTCGGCCACCAACTTTCATACGGTCGTTGATCGGGAACCACCAATCGATCTTGAAACTGAACACTGCGCCTGGAGCCAATGCTTTGGGCAGGTCAATGCGCATCATGGTCTTGTTGATCGTGTGCGTCAACTTACTCCCGGAGGCATCCGTAACACTCGTGATCCGGAAACCACCCTCGAAGGGCTGCACCCAATTCTCCATTTCCTTCAGCGAAACGCTATCACCGATCGTTCCGGTCTTGATCAAGTTCGCATCGCTACCGGGCTCGAAAATATTCCCGTCCAACTGCAGCCACAGGTAATCCAGTTTATCCGGGCTTTGGTTGTGGTAGGTGATGGTTTCCGTACCGGTCAGTTTCTGC
This genomic stretch from Flavobacteriales bacterium harbors:
- a CDS encoding M1 family metallopeptidase; the encoded protein is MFRYLITVSAALVAFAATAQDSPRYGRDKFRQLDQELPTPNEQRTASGAPGHAYWQMKADYDIKVEIDDATQKLTGTETITYHNQSPDKLDYLWLQLDGNIFEPGSDANLIKTGTIGDSVSLKEMENWVQPFEGGFRITSVTDASGSKLTHTINKTMMRIDLPKALAPGAVFSFKIDWWFPINDRMKVGGRSGYEYFEEEDNYLYTVAQFYPRMCAYMDYSGWMHKQYLGSGEFTLDFGDYSVSITVPSDHIVGATGLLQNESAVLTAEQRSRLAKARTADMPVMIVTPDEALKAEKSKASGKKTWVFKAQNVRDVAFASSRKFIWDGQNQPVGTAGSKEGVTNVLCMSFYPKEGNPLWEQYSTKVVAHTIKTYSKYTCDYIYPVAISVHTDRIGMEYPMICFNGGRPEPDGTYSERTKYGMIGVIIHEVGHNFFPMIINSDERQWTWMDEGLNTFTQYLTEQEWDRDYPSWRGKPRNIVGYMKGDVNAAPDKVKARIEPIMTNSESITQFGNNAYGKPCTALNILRETVMGRELFDHAFKTYANRWKFKHPTPADFFRTMEDASGVDLDWFWRGWFYTTDHVDLALTDLKYKRMDPVDPVISEGLKRKDKAAEAPDLTRERNRTALAQVMLERDSVTRDFYNNYDPLTATSRDKARYDKMMASLSDKERTLLDADLHLYELSFKNIGGLVMPLILEWEFADGTKEIDHIPAEIWKSSDEVTKVFVKKKEVVSVVLDPFLETADCDLNNNSWPPRMVPTRFDVFKESQWKEPNPMQMERKQRAEGLKQ